A genomic region of Papaver somniferum cultivar HN1 chromosome 7, ASM357369v1, whole genome shotgun sequence contains the following coding sequences:
- the LOC113298281 gene encoding uncharacterized protein LOC113298281 yields MDYERIDKNQVSTGGGFSPAKLRSMLLGVEKKRKEEEQVVSKLSLRSELDEIEDRDNFKDVDIVSEIPGCSTDMTAERRLNEQNVLNSRVRSQEDGSLEYDSGYDSANMSSIFEFQKSEKAAPHRAAPFSSLSKPAPSKWDDAQKWIASPTSNRSKTGQSQAQTAGSRKTGFLGYGSRQTSMKVVTEVPEQRSFAMDEADTKRIDPSQQVSLSRHDSSISVHSATTFIPPPSTVRSVSMRDMGTEMTPIASQEPSRNGTPVRATSPTRSPTSSRPASPGRAQPVSSSFQTEDFQVDNNHAELSEKELQKKTRREIMALGEQLGKLNIAAWASKEGDDKDASTSFKTVGVNQIPKSVVETRATAWEEAEKAKYMARYKREEIKIEAWENHQKAKTEAEMRKVEVEVERMRTQAHDKLMNKLAATRHKAEEKRAVAEAKRNRQAAKTEQQADYIRRTGRIPSTFSFRSCSFCT; encoded by the exons ATGGATTACGAAAGGATCGACAAAAATCAGGTTTCTACG GGAGGAGGATTTTCTCCAGCGAAGCTAAGGAGTATGTTACTTGGggtagagaagaagagaaaggaagaggaaCAAGTTGTTTCGAAGTTGTCACTGAGATCTGAACTGGATGAGATTGAGGACAGAG ACAATTTCAAGGATGTAGATATTGTTAGTGAAATTCCTGGATGCTCTACTGATATGACCGCGGAACGTAGATTAAATGAGCAGAATGTATTAAATTCAAGAGTTAGATCTCAAGAAGATGGTTCTTTGGAGTATGATAGCGGATACGATAGTGCAAACATGTCCTCTATTTTTGAGTTCCAAAAATCGGAAAAAGCAGCACCACATAGAGCTGCTCCATTCTCATCATTATCAAAACCGGCACCTTCAAAATGGGATGATGCTCAAAAGTGGATAGCAAGTCCTACTTCAAACAGGTCAAAAACAGGACAATCCCAAGCTCAAACCGCGGGATCTCGAAAGACTGGTTTTCTTGGTTATGGGAGCCGGCAAACATCAATGAAGGTTGTAACTGAAGTTCCAGAGCAGAGATCTTTTGCAATGGATGAAGCAGATACTAAGAGGATTGATCCTAGTCAACAAG TTAGTCTTAGCCGGCACGACTCATCCATATCTGTACATAGCGCAACTACATTTATTCCACCTCCATCAACAGTTAGATCTGTGTCCATGAGAGATATGGGTACAGAAATGACTCCAATTGCTAGCCAGGAGCCTTCTAGGAACGGAACTCCTGTAAGAGCAACATCACCTACACGAAGTCCCACGTCATCTAGGCCAGCCTCTCCTGGAAGGGCTCAAcctgtttcatcttctttccAAACAGAAGATTTTCAGGTTGATAATAACCATGCAGAGTTGTCTGAGAAAGAACTGCAAAAGAAAACTAGAAGAGAAATAATGGCACTTGGAGAGCAGCTTGGGAAGCTGAATATTGCTGCCTGGGCAAGCAAAGAAGGGGATGACAAAGATGCATCTACTTCATTTAAGACTGTTGGTGTGAATCAGATTCCTAAAAGTGTTGTTGAGACCCGTGCAACGGCTTGGGAAGAAGCAGAGAAAGCCAAATATATGGCCAG GTATAAACGTGAAGAGATcaaaatagaagcatgggaaaatCATCAAAAAGCAAAGACAGAAGCTGAGATGAGAAAAGTCGAG GTTGAAGTGGAAAGGATGAGAACACAAGCTCATGATAAGCTGATGAACAAGCTGGCAGCAACACGGCACAAGGCAGAAGAGAAGCGAGCAGTGGCAGAAGCCAAGAGAAATCGCCAAGCCGCTAAAACTGAACAACAAGCTGATTACATTCGGAGAACTGGCAGAATCCCGTCCACTTTTTCTTTCCGTAGTTGTTCTTTTTGTACATGA